Proteins encoded together in one Thermophilibacter immobilis window:
- a CDS encoding dipeptidase, with protein MALPVFDLHCDTADRLAWQSLPADLRASCGSDFYGPGDEGDPAGCRDLASNRGHVSLEKIGAVAWAQCFACFMPDQLSPTDAVRFCDHVMGYLRAQVAANEGRVALAGRADRIRGVLAGGRVAAVLTLENARLFAADLGLVERLAGEGLLMASLSWNAAGPLASGHDTHGHLTSLGVSALAEMERAGVVLDVSHLNDECFDDVVARSGRPFVASHSNARAVCGHPRNLTDRQFLQIRERGGVVGLNYCRGFIVEGCWDQDPARVTFEDVAAHVEHWLDLGGEDVVALGGDYDGSDVPAFLDGADTMPAFQGLLVERFGETVAAKLCGENALAFFERAAHGA; from the coding sequence ATGGCGCTTCCCGTCTTTGACCTGCACTGCGACACCGCCGACCGTCTGGCCTGGCAGAGCCTTCCCGCGGACCTGCGCGCCTCCTGCGGCAGCGACTTCTACGGCCCCGGCGACGAGGGAGACCCCGCCGGCTGCCGCGACCTCGCCTCCAACCGCGGCCACGTCTCCCTCGAGAAGATTGGCGCCGTTGCCTGGGCCCAGTGCTTCGCGTGCTTTATGCCCGACCAGCTCTCGCCCACCGACGCCGTGCGCTTCTGTGACCACGTGATGGGCTACCTGCGCGCGCAGGTAGCGGCCAACGAGGGGCGCGTGGCGCTCGCCGGGAGGGCCGACCGGATTCGCGGCGTGCTCGCAGGCGGGAGGGTCGCGGCCGTCCTCACACTGGAGAACGCGCGGCTCTTTGCCGCCGACCTGGGCCTCGTGGAGAGGCTCGCGGGCGAGGGCCTGCTCATGGCCTCCCTCAGCTGGAACGCGGCCGGGCCCCTGGCGAGCGGCCACGACACGCACGGCCACCTCACGTCCCTGGGCGTCTCGGCGCTCGCCGAGATGGAGCGCGCGGGCGTGGTCCTGGACGTCTCCCACCTCAACGACGAGTGCTTCGACGACGTGGTCGCGCGCTCCGGACGCCCCTTCGTCGCGAGCCACTCGAACGCCCGCGCCGTCTGCGGCCACCCGCGCAACCTCACCGACCGCCAGTTCCTGCAGATTCGCGAGCGCGGGGGCGTGGTGGGCCTCAACTACTGCCGCGGCTTCATCGTCGAGGGCTGCTGGGACCAGGACCCCGCGCGCGTCACCTTCGAGGACGTGGCCGCCCACGTGGAGCACTGGCTCGACCTGGGCGGCGAGGACGTCGTCGCCCTGGGCGGGGACTACGACGGGTCCGACGTCCCCGCCTTTCTCGACGGGGCGGACACCATGCCCGCCTTCCAGGGGCTGCTCGTGGAGCGCTTTGGCGAGACGGTCGCGGCCAAGCTCTGCGGGGAGAACGCGCTGGCGTTCTTCGAGCGCGCGGCACACGGGGCGTAG
- a CDS encoding EamA family transporter yields MSWVLAALASALFAGATAILAKCGIRRTDSDVATAVRTLVVLAFSWVMAAVAVGDVGAELVAVSARSYVFLGLSGLATGASWICYFAALSEGDVNKVVPIDKSSTALAALLAIVLFGETSHLAVKLVGTAVILAGTFLMVERRSEERVPEGEPGARRWVWLAALSAVFAALTSVLAKVGVEGVNSSLATAVRTCVVAVMAWAIVVARGKLPLARAIDRGELGFLAASGVATGASWLFYYYAVQSGQVSVVVQIDKLSILVSVAFARLAFGERLSRPAAVGLALIVAGTLAMTVWS; encoded by the coding sequence ATGAGTTGGGTTCTTGCGGCGCTCGCGTCGGCGCTCTTCGCGGGTGCGACCGCGATCCTGGCCAAGTGCGGCATCCGCCGCACCGACTCCGACGTGGCCACGGCGGTGCGCACCCTCGTGGTGCTCGCCTTCTCGTGGGTCATGGCGGCGGTCGCGGTGGGGGACGTGGGCGCGGAGCTGGTGGCCGTCTCCGCGCGTTCCTACGTCTTCTTGGGCCTGTCGGGCCTTGCCACGGGGGCGAGCTGGATCTGCTACTTCGCCGCCCTCTCCGAGGGGGACGTCAACAAGGTCGTGCCCATCGACAAGTCCTCTACGGCCCTGGCGGCCCTGCTCGCGATCGTGCTCTTTGGCGAGACGAGCCACCTGGCCGTCAAGCTCGTGGGGACGGCCGTGATCCTCGCGGGGACCTTCCTCATGGTCGAGCGACGCTCCGAGGAGCGCGTCCCCGAGGGGGAGCCGGGGGCTCGGCGCTGGGTCTGGCTCGCCGCGCTCTCGGCCGTCTTCGCGGCCCTGACCTCCGTGCTCGCCAAGGTGGGAGTCGAGGGCGTGAACTCGAGCCTGGCCACGGCCGTGCGGACGTGCGTGGTGGCCGTGATGGCCTGGGCGATCGTTGTCGCGCGCGGAAAGCTCCCTCTCGCGCGGGCGATCGACCGGGGCGAGCTGGGGTTTCTGGCCGCCTCGGGCGTGGCCACGGGGGCCTCGTGGCTCTTCTACTACTACGCCGTGCAGTCGGGTCAGGTTAGCGTGGTCGTGCAGATCGACAAGCTGTCCATCCTGGTCTCGGTGGCGTTCGCGCGTCTCGCATTTGGCGAGAGGCTCTCGCGGCCGGCGGCGGTGGGCCTCGCGCTCATCGTGGCGGGCACGCTGGCGATGACGGTCTGGTCGTAG
- a CDS encoding flavin reductase family protein codes for MALREISTKELTLNPFEKIGEGWMLITAGDESRFNTMTASWGALGVIWGAPTATCYIRKSRFTKEFVDASERFTLSFYDDSRHRTLAYLGAVSGRDEDKVAKAGLTPHFVDGTTTFEEAALTLVCRKVGATLLSPETFVDPTIDEKCYGDQDYHDYHTMYLGAIERVLVRA; via the coding sequence ATGGCACTCAGGGAGATTTCGACCAAGGAGCTCACGCTCAACCCCTTCGAGAAGATCGGCGAGGGGTGGATGCTCATCACCGCCGGTGACGAGAGCCGCTTCAACACGATGACCGCGAGCTGGGGTGCCCTAGGCGTCATCTGGGGCGCGCCGACGGCGACCTGCTACATCAGGAAGTCGCGCTTCACCAAGGAGTTCGTGGACGCGAGCGAGCGCTTCACGCTCTCGTTCTACGACGACTCTCGGCATCGGACCCTCGCCTACCTGGGCGCGGTCTCGGGACGCGACGAGGACAAGGTGGCAAAGGCCGGCCTCACGCCGCACTTCGTGGACGGCACGACCACGTTCGAGGAGGCCGCGCTCACGCTCGTGTGCCGCAAGGTCGGCGCGACCTTGCTCTCTCCGGAGACCTTCGTGGATCCCACGATCGACGAGAAGTGCTACGGCGACCAGGACTATCACGACTACCACACGATGTACCTCGGTGCCATCGAGCGCGTGCTCGTGCGCGCGTAG
- a CDS encoding D-alanine--D-alanine ligase, which translates to MTNVAILFGGTSTEHDISCTSAENVVACLSGRFDLTLVGITRDGRWLRYSGDPTKLAGDAWAGHDCEPVALAPGEGLVAQGERGARPLGVDVALPVLHGQGGEDGTVQGALEVAGVPYVGCGVMASAVCMDKDAAHRLAAAAGVRSPRCAVLYRGSSDQARQAVPGACGGFPVFVKPARGGSSIGVSKASDEAEYAAALDAALALDEKACVEEAIVGMEVGCAVVGDAVRGTRMGAVDQIVISGDGFFRIHLEDDPGANTELRCPAELPDAVLERVHTAATTVYEALGCEGFARVDLFVTPDDEVVFNEVNSTPGLTYYSRFPQMMRAAGHELGDVLAELVEERLAREAEGLR; encoded by the coding sequence ATGACCAACGTGGCGATCCTCTTCGGGGGGACCTCAACCGAGCACGACATATCCTGCACGTCGGCGGAGAACGTCGTGGCGTGCCTCTCCGGACGCTTCGACCTCACGCTCGTGGGCATCACGCGCGACGGGCGGTGGCTGCGCTACTCCGGCGACCCCACCAAGCTCGCCGGCGACGCGTGGGCCGGCCACGACTGCGAGCCGGTCGCGCTTGCGCCCGGAGAGGGCCTGGTCGCGCAGGGCGAGAGGGGCGCGCGGCCCCTTGGCGTCGACGTGGCCCTGCCGGTCCTGCACGGGCAGGGCGGCGAGGACGGCACGGTCCAGGGCGCCCTCGAGGTGGCGGGCGTGCCCTACGTGGGCTGCGGCGTCATGGCCTCGGCCGTGTGCATGGACAAGGACGCGGCGCACCGCCTGGCCGCCGCTGCCGGCGTGCGCTCGCCGCGCTGCGCGGTCCTCTACCGCGGCTCCTCGGACCAGGCCCGCCAGGCCGTCCCCGGGGCCTGCGGCGGGTTCCCCGTCTTCGTCAAGCCGGCGCGCGGGGGCTCCTCGATCGGCGTCTCCAAGGCCTCCGACGAGGCGGAGTACGCAGCGGCCCTCGACGCCGCCCTCGCGCTCGACGAGAAGGCCTGCGTCGAGGAGGCCATCGTGGGCATGGAGGTGGGCTGCGCCGTCGTCGGCGACGCCGTGCGCGGCACCCGGATGGGCGCCGTCGACCAGATCGTGATCTCCGGCGACGGCTTCTTCCGCATCCACCTCGAGGACGACCCCGGCGCCAACACCGAGCTGCGCTGCCCGGCCGAGCTTCCCGACGCCGTGCTCGAGCGCGTCCACACGGCCGCGACCACGGTCTACGAGGCTCTGGGCTGCGAGGGCTTCGCGCGCGTGGACCTCTTCGTCACGCCCGACGACGAGGTCGTCTTCAACGAGGTCAACTCCACGCCCGGGCTCACGTACTACTCGCGCTTCCCGCAGATGATGCGCGCTGCGGGCCACGAGCTGGGAGACGTCCTCGCCGAGCTCGTGGAGGAGCGCCTCGCGCGCGAGGCGGAGGGGCTCCGATGA
- a CDS encoding Na+/H+ antiporter NhaC family protein: MTERLGSLMEVILILLAIGMFVASMLFSGSIPALIYYLVGIINPRFIVVLSFLICAAVSVLVGTSWGTAGTVGVVMVSIATSMGANLAHSDVTSMIRRISRYCVPVLVVSTIAYLVLGLWGGAGSASLETSELIRSEISRVFNVNPVVILPMVLVFVMTFRKRPIVLTLVVSSLVALAFGAVFNGWAPTAGLEALFSGFDLKAVTGLDPSGFSDVFVTLVERGGITAQVNAALLAIVATCYGAVMIQIKAVDVIAEGLFSRVRSRVGLVVSAVLAAFMVVALTTNAYLGVLMSSDLFRSKFRDAGMDDLDLLSSCMSVSTQAVVLVPWVDTAIFMAGITGVSTMASLPFNFFGWGNAVAAVLLAVFGLGFANGRRPGLPQERRASHGTR, translated from the coding sequence GTGACCGAGCGTCTGGGCAGCCTCATGGAGGTCATCCTCATCCTGCTGGCCATCGGCATGTTCGTGGCATCCATGCTGTTCTCGGGGTCGATCCCGGCCCTCATCTACTACCTCGTGGGCATCATCAATCCGCGGTTCATCGTCGTGCTCTCGTTTCTGATCTGCGCCGCCGTGTCCGTCTTGGTGGGCACCAGCTGGGGCACGGCCGGCACGGTGGGCGTCGTCATGGTCTCCATCGCCACGTCCATGGGGGCCAACCTCGCGCACTCCGACGTCACCTCCATGATCCGGCGCATCTCGCGCTACTGCGTCCCCGTGCTGGTCGTGAGCACCATTGCCTACCTGGTCCTGGGGCTGTGGGGCGGCGCGGGCTCGGCGAGCCTGGAGACGAGCGAGCTGATCCGCTCGGAGATCTCTCGGGTCTTCAACGTGAACCCCGTCGTGATCCTGCCCATGGTCCTCGTCTTCGTCATGACGTTCAGGAAGAGGCCCATCGTCCTCACGCTGGTGGTCTCCTCGCTCGTGGCGCTCGCGTTCGGCGCCGTCTTCAACGGCTGGGCGCCCACGGCGGGGCTCGAGGCCCTGTTCAGCGGCTTCGACCTCAAGGCGGTCACGGGACTCGACCCGTCCGGCTTCAGCGACGTGTTCGTGACCCTCGTCGAGCGCGGCGGCATCACGGCACAGGTCAACGCGGCGCTTCTCGCCATCGTGGCCACCTGCTACGGTGCCGTCATGATCCAGATCAAGGCGGTCGACGTCATCGCCGAGGGTCTCTTCTCCCGGGTCAGGAGTCGCGTGGGGCTGGTGGTGTCCGCCGTGCTCGCCGCGTTCATGGTGGTCGCGCTCACCACCAACGCCTACCTGGGCGTGCTCATGTCGAGCGACCTGTTCCGAAGCAAGTTTCGCGACGCCGGCATGGACGACCTCGACTTGCTCTCGAGCTGCATGAGCGTCTCGACGCAGGCGGTCGTCCTCGTCCCCTGGGTCGACACGGCCATCTTCATGGCAGGGATCACCGGGGTATCCACGATGGCCTCCCTCCCGTTCAACTTCTTTGGCTGGGGCAACGCCGTGGCGGCGGTTTTGCTCGCGGTCTTCGGGCTTGGGTTCGCCAACGGCCGGCGCCCCGGCCTCCCGCAGGAGCGCCGCGCGTCGCACGGGACGCGCTAG
- a CDS encoding YeiH family protein gives MLEKMKSRSAGLALCAAIAVLATLLGRRFEVIGGPVFAILTGMLLALFVKGERRAPLEAGLAYTSKIVLQAAVVLLGFGLNLQQIARVGATSLPIILSTITTALVVAFAMSRALKVPGRISTLVGVGSSICGGSAIAATAPVIGADDEEVAQAISVIFLFNVIAALVFPTLGGMLGLTNEGFGFFAGTAVNDTSSVTAAATAWDGMHPGANTLDAATIVKLTRTLAIIPITLGLAFWNAHRAHKEGGEAEGSFSLRRAFPTFVLLFVLASIVTTVFSLPAEVTAPIKGLSKFLIVMAMAAIGLNTDIVRIVRTGGKPILMGFCCWVAIAAVSLGMQHLLGIW, from the coding sequence ATGCTTGAAAAGATGAAGTCACGTAGCGCGGGGCTCGCCCTCTGCGCGGCGATAGCCGTTCTGGCCACGCTGCTGGGCAGACGCTTCGAGGTCATCGGGGGGCCGGTGTTCGCCATCCTCACGGGCATGCTGCTCGCGCTCTTCGTCAAGGGAGAGCGTCGCGCGCCGCTCGAGGCCGGCCTCGCCTATACCTCCAAGATCGTGTTGCAGGCGGCGGTCGTCCTTCTGGGTTTTGGTCTCAACCTCCAACAGATCGCGCGAGTGGGTGCCACCTCCCTGCCCATCATCCTCTCGACGATAACCACCGCGCTCGTGGTCGCCTTCGCGATGAGCCGTGCGCTCAAGGTGCCCGGCAGGATCTCCACCCTCGTGGGCGTGGGCTCCTCGATCTGTGGGGGATCGGCCATTGCGGCAACCGCCCCCGTGATCGGGGCCGACGACGAGGAGGTCGCACAGGCCATATCGGTCATCTTCCTGTTCAACGTCATCGCCGCCCTCGTGTTCCCCACGCTTGGCGGGATGCTCGGCCTCACCAACGAGGGCTTCGGGTTTTTTGCGGGGACCGCCGTCAACGACACCTCGTCGGTCACCGCAGCGGCCACGGCCTGGGACGGCATGCACCCGGGGGCCAACACGCTCGACGCCGCCACCATCGTCAAGCTCACGCGCACGCTCGCGATAATCCCCATCACGCTGGGGCTTGCCTTCTGGAACGCGCACCGCGCGCACAAGGAGGGCGGGGAGGCCGAGGGGAGCTTCAGCCTGCGGCGCGCCTTTCCGACCTTCGTGCTGCTCTTCGTGCTGGCGAGCATCGTGACCACGGTCTTCTCGCTGCCTGCGGAGGTGACCGCGCCGATCAAGGGGCTCTCCAAGTTCCTGATCGTCATGGCCATGGCAGCCATTGGCCTCAACACCGATATCGTCAGGATCGTGCGCACCGGCGGCAAGCCCATCCTCATGGGGTTCTGCTGCTGGGTCGCCATCGCGGCCGTGAGCCTGGGCATGCAGCACCTTCTCGGCATCTGGTAG
- a CDS encoding MurR/RpiR family transcriptional regulator: MLHYIIACGKDITQVTAKDLAAHFYATPNTITRLAHKLGFTGFSELKTSYLVLLERRNFVIEETSLDTMIVRTRELLNDHLLDETVDAIDQASQIAFFASGLSVLPCTDLSRKLEALGKQTEVFNERHVMMHMAKSLNSTDVLFAVSVSGQTKVSIDSTSIAKSRGVKIITLTGLSKNPLAELADIALYAVDKNITYDEMDLSSRLTFFYIMEIIFERYFSLLSSRSNKDAPS; the protein is encoded by the coding sequence ATGCTTCATTACATCATCGCATGCGGTAAGGACATTACCCAAGTGACAGCAAAAGACCTTGCTGCGCATTTCTATGCAACACCTAATACCATAACGCGCCTTGCTCACAAGCTTGGTTTCACCGGTTTTAGTGAGCTTAAGACTTCATATCTCGTATTGCTTGAAAGAAGAAACTTCGTCATAGAAGAGACTTCGCTTGACACAATGATTGTACGAACGCGTGAATTGTTGAATGACCATCTCCTCGACGAGACGGTAGACGCCATCGATCAAGCAAGTCAAATCGCCTTTTTTGCTTCGGGACTATCGGTTCTCCCCTGCACAGACTTAAGTCGAAAGCTTGAAGCGCTCGGAAAACAGACGGAAGTCTTCAATGAGCGTCACGTAATGATGCATATGGCAAAATCTCTCAATAGCACAGACGTACTCTTCGCCGTAAGCGTAAGCGGACAGACGAAAGTTTCCATTGACTCAACTTCGATAGCTAAGTCACGCGGTGTAAAAATCATTACTCTTACCGGACTATCAAAGAACCCGCTTGCTGAACTTGCCGACATAGCCCTCTACGCAGTTGATAAAAACATCACCTACGATGAAATGGATCTCAGCAGCCGACTCACATTCTTCTACATAATGGAAATAATTTTTGAGCGTTACTTCTCCCTCCTCTCATCAAGAAGCAACAAGGACGCCCCCTCCTAA
- a CDS encoding family 4 glycosyl hydrolase: MKEKLNVVIVGGGSTWCPGILKSLTKHQDILPLKRVVMYDTDADRQAVIGEFGKILFREEAPDVAFDYTTDKSRVYEDVDFVLCQIRTGGYDMRSTDEKIPLSMGLIGQETVGAGGMAYGIRSMTDMIEIVNDVRAQSPEAWIINYTNPAALVAYGLARVFPDEHHILNICDQPVNLLRSYGRLLGCDSREFEPVYFGLNHFGWFTHIYDKAGRDLVPVIRDHVREHGFKPADAEQRDQSWLDTYAMVADMLHDFPDYLPNTYLQYYLYPKYKLAHLDPAYTRSDEVINSREKRVFAECRRVAQVGSAKGSSVVQNDAHGDMIVEVSSAIYRNTRQTFIVMVKNDGIIEGFPNDAMVEVAASVGVNGPQPYAVGKIEPFYYGLMTTQYSYERLAMEAYLEHSYEKALQALTLNRLVNDAKDAREVLDKLIEANKDYWPELK; this comes from the coding sequence ATGAAAGAAAAGCTTAATGTGGTTATTGTCGGAGGCGGTTCAACGTGGTGTCCCGGCATCCTTAAGTCATTGACCAAGCACCAAGACATCCTTCCGCTTAAGCGCGTTGTCATGTACGACACCGATGCTGATAGACAAGCAGTTATAGGAGAGTTCGGAAAGATCTTGTTCCGAGAGGAGGCTCCGGACGTCGCGTTCGACTACACCACCGACAAAAGCCGTGTCTACGAGGACGTTGACTTTGTCCTGTGCCAGATTCGCACTGGTGGTTATGACATGCGCTCCACCGACGAAAAGATTCCGTTGTCTATGGGACTCATTGGCCAGGAGACTGTCGGTGCCGGTGGTATGGCCTATGGAATTCGCTCTATGACCGATATGATTGAGATTGTCAATGATGTCCGGGCACAAAGCCCCGAAGCATGGATTATCAACTATACCAACCCTGCGGCACTTGTAGCCTACGGTCTTGCCCGCGTGTTTCCTGATGAGCATCATATTCTTAATATTTGCGATCAGCCAGTCAATCTCCTGCGTTCCTACGGGCGACTTCTCGGCTGCGACTCACGCGAGTTTGAGCCCGTCTACTTTGGACTCAACCACTTTGGATGGTTCACGCATATTTACGATAAGGCCGGAAGGGATCTCGTGCCTGTCATACGTGATCACGTCCGCGAGCATGGCTTCAAGCCAGCTGACGCCGAACAGCGCGACCAGTCTTGGCTTGATACCTACGCTATGGTTGCTGACATGCTCCATGACTTCCCTGACTACCTGCCCAATACCTACCTTCAATACTATCTGTATCCAAAGTACAAGTTGGCGCACCTCGACCCCGCCTATACGAGAAGTGACGAGGTGATTAACAGCCGCGAGAAGCGTGTCTTTGCCGAGTGCCGCCGTGTTGCTCAGGTGGGTTCTGCGAAGGGGTCCTCGGTCGTGCAGAATGACGCACACGGCGATATGATCGTTGAGGTGTCCTCGGCTATCTACCGCAATACCCGCCAGACTTTTATCGTGATGGTCAAAAACGACGGTATCATTGAGGGTTTTCCCAACGATGCGATGGTTGAGGTCGCAGCGAGCGTCGGGGTAAACGGCCCTCAGCCCTATGCTGTCGGCAAGATTGAACCCTTCTACTACGGACTCATGACCACCCAGTACTCCTACGAGCGGCTTGCGATGGAGGCTTACCTTGAGCATTCCTACGAGAAGGCCCTCCAGGCGCTTACGCTTAACCGTCTAGTGAACGACGCTAAGGACGCCCGCGAGGTTCTAGACAAGCTCATTGAGGCAAACAAGGACTACTGGCCCGAGCTTAAGTAA
- a CDS encoding PTS transporter subunit EIIC — MGYGGIGHIGQVHELVGVSDMVFTVERKIMDKKEVLGKFQRLGKVLMTPVLILPIAGILVGLGSAFTNAALIKAVPWLGSIVPSMFFSLCKVAGNVVMNNIPALFAICVAYGFAKSEKATAALCGFIGYMTMNTVMGTFLTVLGTIDPKNLATGQSSILGIVTLDTGVIGGLLVGALVAWIHNRWYKIELPPVLSIFNGTRFIPAATIVFCSLCGIVMSFIFPPIQSVLSALSDFILGSGALGSFVYGAAERLLLPFGLHHFVYLPFMFTSLGGTATIDGNLVTGAANIYSAIVSSPSADFDIDISRFVMNGKVIFAMFGLTGAALAFYHTALPQNKKKVAALMIAAVIPCFFTGITEPLEYSFLFVAPILFVVHALMAGLAYALAFLLNFNVAGSTAFGGPFLSLIFNGIMGASKGSNWQVILILGPIYFAAYYFLFKFLIIHRNLRTPGREVEEQEPDSAEVSPTGDIAEMIPRIIEAVGGPDNIDSADACFTRLRLVLEDPSLIQEDEVFTKKLGANGVIRVSGGIQIVYGNKASLYATQMRETLGME; from the coding sequence ATGGGATATGGCGGTATCGGACATATCGGCCAGGTTCATGAATTGGTTGGTGTGTCGGATATGGTCTTTACAGTGGAGAGGAAAATCATGGATAAAAAAGAGGTGCTAGGAAAGTTCCAACGGCTGGGCAAGGTTCTTATGACACCGGTGCTGATTTTGCCAATCGCCGGTATTCTTGTGGGCCTAGGGAGTGCTTTCACCAATGCAGCTCTCATCAAAGCTGTCCCCTGGCTAGGGTCAATTGTGCCTAGCATGTTCTTCTCGCTCTGCAAGGTCGCTGGCAATGTCGTTATGAACAACATCCCCGCGCTTTTTGCCATATGCGTCGCATATGGCTTTGCAAAGTCTGAGAAGGCCACAGCTGCTCTCTGTGGCTTCATTGGTTACATGACCATGAACACGGTAATGGGCACGTTCCTCACAGTGTTGGGGACGATTGATCCCAAAAACCTTGCGACCGGTCAGTCGTCCATCCTCGGGATAGTTACTCTGGACACAGGTGTTATCGGCGGTTTGCTTGTGGGCGCGCTTGTGGCTTGGATTCATAATCGCTGGTATAAGATTGAGCTACCACCCGTACTCTCCATCTTTAACGGTACACGGTTCATACCAGCGGCAACAATCGTGTTTTGTAGTCTGTGTGGGATTGTGATGTCATTCATTTTCCCGCCCATTCAGTCTGTTCTGAGCGCGCTGAGCGACTTCATTTTGGGCTCCGGTGCGTTGGGTAGCTTTGTCTACGGTGCTGCCGAGCGTCTTCTGCTGCCGTTCGGCCTGCATCACTTCGTCTACCTTCCGTTCATGTTTACCTCTCTTGGTGGAACAGCCACCATTGATGGGAATCTCGTGACGGGTGCGGCGAATATCTACAGCGCCATCGTTAGTTCCCCAAGTGCAGATTTCGACATCGATATTTCTCGCTTTGTAATGAATGGGAAAGTTATTTTTGCCATGTTCGGCCTTACAGGTGCTGCTCTCGCGTTTTACCATACTGCGCTCCCGCAGAACAAGAAGAAAGTTGCGGCTCTCATGATCGCAGCGGTTATCCCGTGCTTCTTCACGGGGATTACCGAACCGCTTGAGTACTCGTTTCTGTTCGTTGCTCCAATCCTCTTTGTAGTCCACGCACTGATGGCGGGTCTTGCCTATGCGCTCGCCTTTTTACTTAATTTCAATGTTGCAGGTTCAACTGCGTTTGGTGGACCATTTCTCTCCCTTATCTTCAATGGGATTATGGGTGCCTCCAAGGGTTCGAACTGGCAGGTGATTCTTATCCTTGGTCCGATTTACTTTGCGGCTTACTATTTTCTTTTTAAATTCCTTATCATTCATAGAAACCTGAGGACTCCCGGACGTGAAGTTGAGGAACAGGAGCCTGATTCGGCCGAGGTCTCGCCGACGGGTGATATAGCCGAGATGATCCCTCGGATTATCGAGGCAGTTGGTGGCCCTGACAACATAGACAGCGCCGATGCTTGTTTCACTCGTCTGCGTCTCGTGTTAGAAGACCCCTCTCTAATTCAGGAAGACGAAGTGTTTACCAAGAAGCTCGGTGCCAATGGTGTGATTAGGGTCAGCGGGGGGATACAAATCGTCTACGGCAATAAAGCCTCTCTGTATGCTACCCAGATGCGAGAAACACTGGGAATGGAGTAA
- a CDS encoding PTS sugar transporter subunit IIA encodes MGLLNFLRDATSDFVVSPVKGEIRPLSNCSDSVFAQGMMGEGAVFLPSEGKIFSPVTGSIEVVFKTLHAIGIKSDADREIMVHVGIDTVELDGAPFVAHVDVGDKVTAGDLILEVDLSALEMSGKSSETVVTVSDLGDKHLEIISAGMVDVGDKVMRIR; translated from the coding sequence ATGGGACTTCTCAACTTTCTGAGAGACGCAACAAGCGATTTCGTTGTCAGTCCGGTCAAAGGCGAGATTCGCCCGCTTTCGAATTGCTCTGATTCCGTCTTTGCCCAAGGGATGATGGGTGAAGGGGCAGTGTTTCTCCCCAGCGAGGGAAAGATTTTCTCGCCCGTGACAGGAAGCATCGAAGTGGTTTTCAAGACACTGCATGCCATTGGTATCAAATCAGATGCAGACAGAGAGATTATGGTTCACGTGGGAATCGATACGGTTGAGCTCGATGGAGCTCCCTTTGTAGCCCATGTTGACGTGGGCGATAAGGTCACAGCCGGTGACCTTATCCTTGAGGTCGACCTGTCCGCACTTGAGATGTCAGGGAAGAGCTCGGAGACCGTCGTAACGGTGTCTGATTTAGGGGATAAGCACCTCGAGATTATCTCTGCAGGAATGGTGGACGTGGGCGATAAGGTCATGCGTATCCGGTAG